One stretch of Streptomyces zhihengii DNA includes these proteins:
- a CDS encoding lysine N(6)-hydroxylase/L-ornithine N(5)-oxygenase family protein: MSQALPDDAPPIHDLIGIGFGPSNVAMALALSEHNAGVGRQGAVTAHFFERQPCFGWHRGMLIDDATMQVSFLKDLVTLRNPASEYSFLCYLQSKGRLIDFVNHKNLFPLRVEFHDYFEWAAAKVDDMVSYGHEVVAVTPVVRDGTVEYVDVTARSGDETVVHRARNLVIGTGLRPQMPDGVERTDRIWHNSDLLSRVETLSGTSPSRFIVVGAGQSAAENVAFLHRRFPEAEVCAVFSRYGYSPADDSSFANRIFDPAAVDEYYTAPTDIKRKLMGYHGNTNYAVVDIDLIDDLYRQSYQEKVLGTERLRFLNVSRLTDVVHTPDRVRTMVESLVTGEKTPLDADVVVYATGYRPADALGLLGDAAAHCRLDTEGRPLVERDYRVVTTPDTRCGIYLQGGTEHTHGITSSLLSNTAIRVGEILQSIIDRGRKAAGDESRQLAGEIGTPG, translated from the coding sequence ATGTCTCAGGCTCTTCCTGACGACGCACCACCGATCCACGACCTCATCGGAATCGGCTTCGGGCCGTCCAATGTGGCCATGGCCCTGGCACTCAGCGAGCACAACGCCGGCGTCGGCAGGCAGGGAGCGGTCACCGCTCACTTCTTCGAGCGGCAGCCGTGTTTCGGCTGGCACCGCGGCATGCTGATCGACGACGCGACCATGCAGGTCTCGTTCCTCAAGGACCTGGTGACCCTGCGCAACCCGGCCAGCGAGTACAGCTTCCTGTGCTATCTCCAGAGCAAGGGCCGGCTGATCGACTTCGTCAACCACAAGAACCTCTTCCCGTTACGGGTCGAGTTCCACGACTACTTCGAGTGGGCCGCGGCCAAGGTCGACGACATGGTCTCCTACGGCCACGAGGTCGTCGCCGTCACGCCGGTGGTGCGTGACGGGACCGTCGAGTACGTGGACGTCACGGCCCGCTCGGGCGACGAGACGGTCGTCCACCGTGCCCGCAACCTGGTCATCGGCACCGGACTGCGGCCCCAGATGCCCGACGGCGTCGAGCGCACGGACCGCATCTGGCACAACTCCGACCTGCTGTCCCGCGTCGAGACGCTGAGCGGCACCAGTCCCAGCCGCTTCATCGTCGTCGGCGCCGGGCAGAGCGCCGCCGAGAACGTGGCCTTCCTGCACCGGCGCTTCCCCGAGGCCGAGGTGTGCGCGGTCTTCTCCCGCTACGGCTACAGCCCGGCCGACGACAGCAGCTTCGCCAACCGGATCTTCGACCCGGCGGCGGTCGACGAGTACTACACCGCGCCGACCGACATCAAGCGGAAGCTGATGGGCTATCACGGCAACACCAACTACGCCGTGGTGGACATCGACCTGATCGACGACCTCTACCGGCAGTCGTACCAGGAGAAGGTGCTCGGCACCGAACGCCTGCGCTTCCTCAACGTCTCCCGGCTCACCGACGTCGTCCACACACCGGACCGGGTCCGCACCATGGTCGAGTCGCTGGTCACCGGCGAGAAGACGCCGCTGGACGCCGACGTCGTCGTCTACGCCACCGGCTACCGGCCCGCCGACGCCCTCGGCCTGCTCGGCGACGCCGCGGCCCACTGCCGCCTCGACACCGAGGGCCGTCCGCTCGTCGAACGCGACTACCGCGTGGTGACCACGCCCGACACCCGCTGCGGGATCTACCTCCAGGGCGGCACCGAGCACACCCACGGGATCACCTCCTCGCTGCTGTCGAACACCGCGATCCGGGTCGGCGAGATCCTCCAGTCGATCATCGACCGGGGGCGCAAGGCGGCCGGCGACGAGTCCCGCCAACTCGCGGGCGAGATCGGCACCCCCGGGTAG